The genomic region AGGAAAAAACATGGATTTGATTGAGGTAGACCATGATTGAAGGTTCAGAATTCAATAAGCTGATTTTAGAGACAATTGATGATCATTGCGAGGATCCGGATGTGAAAAATCTTATCCAGAAATCATTGCGATATGAGCTGGATATCTGGAACCGACATATACGATCATCAGAAATAGAGGATACCTATGAACAGATGGTGAATGATGTCCTAAAGGGGAGAAAATAATGAAATATGCAATCTCCTCAATTAGTATCACGAATTATCGGCAATACTATGGTACGCAGATTCTTGATTTTAAAAATGATAAAACAAAAAATGTCTCGCTAATTCTTGGTAAAAATGGGGCCGGTAAATCGAATCTCCTGAACGCAATAACCTGGTGCCTTTACGGTATTGAGATTCATAAAAGCCAGGATAATCATGATTCTAGTGGTATGCCGGTCATCAACACCTCGGCATTAAAGAAACTGAAAGTAAATCAAAATACGTCGGCTGAAGTTGAAATTCATCTTAATACGGACATCGGCCCGTGGATTATCAAGAGGAAACTTGAAGGTGGAAAAAGCGGATTGGGTGATCTCTATTTTGATGATATCAGTAAATTAACTGTAGTTCACCCAGTATACGGACAGGATAAAATCGATACCGGTGAAGACACCCAAATTTTAATTAATAACCTCTTACCCGAAGCTCTGAAGAATTTCTTCTTTATCGATGGTGAACAACTTAGAGAATTCTTCAAGGTAAGTACCCCGGAAAATATCGCAAAAGCAATTGATATCGTCTCTCAGCTGGAACTCGTGTATAAGGCTGCAGATCATCTCTCGAAGGTCGAAAACTCACTTCGAAAGAATGTGAAAAACACTACTCCAGATCTCGCTCGTGTTCAAGGCAACATTGAGAAAACCCAGAAAAAAATTGAAGAATTAAAAACAACCATAAAGGCAATTGAAAAGCAGAAAGAAAAAGATCATGAAGAGATTGCGAGGGTAAAGGATTTTTTAAAAACCCACAATAGTATGGTTATCGCCTCCCTTGAAGGTGAGCGACAATCTCTCGAATTGGATATTAACAAACTCAACGAACAACTCCGGAAAAAAGAATACCAGAGGAACTCATATCTCGTTGAAATTGCCCCTTTCATTTACTTGAAAAAAGAGATAGAGCAGACCTATAAAATTATTGAAGAAAAAGTCGAGAAAGGTGAACTACCACCACGGATTAAAGAGACATTCATCAGAGAACTTCTTGAAAAAGGTCATTGTATTTGCGGTAATGAGCTTAATGAGGAGACACGAAAAACTCTCGAAGAGTACCGTAAAAAGGTGACTCTGTCTGAGCTCAGTGAAATATCCATTGTCGGAAAAACAACTATTGAGGACATCTTCTCAAGTATCAGAGAATTTCCTGAAAAAATTGATTCTTTCAATGAGGAGATCAAAGAATTCAAAGATCAGCTAGAGAAGAAAGAACGGCGGATGGAGCACATTTCCGAGGAAATTAAGAAATATAATGTTGCTGAAGTCCGGCAATTCGAAGATCGCAGAGAAGAACTTGTCCGATTGATCGCAAAAAATGAACAGGTCCTGATATTACATAATTCTGATCTAACTACTTATGATAACATACTGAAAGAATTGAAGGATGATGAAGAAAAGGAGTTGTCAAAGGACAAGAAAAACAACTCCTTAAAAGAGAAATTGACACTTGTCCAGTCAGCATTGAAAGTACTTGCCAAAACGGAAATAATAATTAAGACAAAAATCCGAAAACAAGTTGAAAAAAGTCTAAATGAAAATTTCAAAACCCTCATCAGGAAAAAAACTGCATTCAGCTCAATTAGCATCGATGAGAATTATAATGTAAAAGTTCACCATATTGACGGTTACAATGTTATAAATGATTTATCCGCAGGTGAATACTTAATTCTAGGGCTCTCGTTCATGAGTGCACTTATGACGATTTCCGGATTCCAGGCACCGGTCATAATCGACACCCCCTTAGGAAAAATCGATGATGAACACAGAGAATATATAACAACAGAACTTCCCAAATTTTTGGCGGGAACGCAGCTGATTCTTCTCGTCACACCTACAGAATATGATAACAATGTGAAGGCAAACCTGAGCAAGTTCCTGATAGATGATAATTTCTATCGGATTACCGAGAATAAAGATCAAACAGAATCAACAGTAGGTCGGTACGATGGCAACTAATCATAATAACGAACCTCGTGATGCAGCATATACCAAAGAACAGTTTGACATTTACACTGACAAAAAAGGTGGCTGGTTGAACAAAGAATCAAAATCAATCTTTGCCGGTAAGTTCCAGAAGGATCTTTTCATCTTTGCAATGGCTATCGGAAAACACCGCCGGCAAAATAACCCATTGCCTCCGCCAAAACTTGGGAATGTTAGAGTCGATGCCATGACCGAGAAACAGAAGTGGGCGTTGTTATCAATAGGTATTGCTGAAAAAAAGAGTCTCCTTTGCCTCAAGGATGAATCCCCACTCTATGCAAATGCTGAAGAGTATGCATATGAAGGTCTCAAAATTCTGATTTCTCATATAGATAAGTATGGGGTAAACTATCCAAAAGCTCTGGAAGCTGAATTAAAAGAATTAATTGAAGATCAAAATAATTTTTCAGAAAATTTATGAAATGATTGAATTTTGACTTAAGGTTCTCATTCAATAGATTCCTGACTCATATCATCCAGTATGAATTTCACCATTATTCACTCATTTTTTCTGTTTTTTATTGATACAAATTATTCGCTGACCGGCTTTTTCAGATTGTAACACTTGTGGGGTCTTCCCTTGATAGGATTCTGAATTGTAGCGATATCGAGGATTCCCATAGAAACGATTTTGATAGCGTGACGCATT from uncultured Methanoregula sp. harbors:
- a CDS encoding AAA family ATPase is translated as MKYAISSISITNYRQYYGTQILDFKNDKTKNVSLILGKNGAGKSNLLNAITWCLYGIEIHKSQDNHDSSGMPVINTSALKKLKVNQNTSAEVEIHLNTDIGPWIIKRKLEGGKSGLGDLYFDDISKLTVVHPVYGQDKIDTGEDTQILINNLLPEALKNFFFIDGEQLREFFKVSTPENIAKAIDIVSQLELVYKAADHLSKVENSLRKNVKNTTPDLARVQGNIEKTQKKIEELKTTIKAIEKQKEKDHEEIARVKDFLKTHNSMVIASLEGERQSLELDINKLNEQLRKKEYQRNSYLVEIAPFIYLKKEIEQTYKIIEEKVEKGELPPRIKETFIRELLEKGHCICGNELNEETRKTLEEYRKKVTLSELSEISIVGKTTIEDIFSSIREFPEKIDSFNEEIKEFKDQLEKKERRMEHISEEIKKYNVAEVRQFEDRREELVRLIAKNEQVLILHNSDLTTYDNILKELKDDEEKELSKDKKNNSLKEKLTLVQSALKVLAKTEIIIKTKIRKQVEKSLNENFKTLIRKKTAFSSISIDENYNVKVHHIDGYNVINDLSAGEYLILGLSFMSALMTISGFQAPVIIDTPLGKIDDEHREYITTELPKFLAGTQLILLVTPTEYDNNVKANLSKFLIDDNFYRITENKDQTESTVGRYDGN